TCTTGTTCAACAGCCGACCTTGATCCTTCCCCATATTCTTACACAGTGTAGTTTTGTTGGATAGCATTAATGTCCAATCCCTTTAGCTTGACGACCGACTCGACGTGTCCCTTAAGAGTGTGCAGCTCCCTTAGCCTGCaacattatttttctcttttttagtGTATGAACTAAGCAGAAATCATCTTATAAGTGACATTTTGTTTTACCACAAAGGATCAAGTGGATACCTTGCAACTTCAGCCCTTCTCTTTGCCATATCGGCGATCTCAGACAGTTCCCTATAGCTTTTGTCATTGAGCAATTCGGAGGATTCGGTTGTCGAGAGGCCATGAAGGGTGCGTTGAGCTACTGCCCACTGTGCTTCTCTCTCACCCTTACCATAATCTTTCTTGGTGGTGAATGCAGTCTAATTTGCAAAGAGAAACATGAAAGATCAGTAAAGAATGATTGTTGGAGgataagaaaatcaagaaagtagGTTTAGTTTTTCTAGTTTTAATCTTGTGTCTGTACCCTTTTCTGGATCATGGAATCCCAAGCTTTGCCGCTCAATGCAAAGCGAATCAAAAACTTGAGAATGTCAAGTGGGATGTAAGTGACAATGCTGTAGATCCAAATGATTCCACCCCAACCCCAACCAATGCCCTTAATTCTTGCGAATTCCCAGTGTGCGTATACAGCAATAATGGTAGCCAACTGCAATCGATCCAAGAACTCATTATTAGTTCATAGCTTCAAATAGTTCATCAAGTTAAATAACATTGGAATTGATAATGAGTTTTAGTTTTTCTATGTGACTCACCAACTGGGCAATCAAGAAAGCTCCGACAAGCAAGAGACCAGGGCGCTCGATAAATGACCAGCTTCTTGATCTCGTCACAAAGATGAGTGCCTGACTAATAATGCTCACTTGAAGGTAAAGGGCAGCAGTAAGCTCCTCGGGATTGTTCCTGATTGATCTCACCTTAAAGGTATCCTATAAGCAATAACAAATAGCATAAGTGTTTAGactttcttttgtttccttAATGTCATAAAAGTAGGAGCAAGAAAAACAGGATTTGAGGTTTTGAGGACGAATACATACAGAGAAGAAATCAGTATCAGATGCGAGGTAGAAGAAAATGACAGTCATGATAGCCATGTAGGTCCCAAGGACAATGCCGGTGGCAAAGATTTCCTTAAGTTTCCATGAGTCAGGTAGTGGAGATGGCTTCACCCTATCTTTAGAAATGGTCATGATGGTACCATCATTCAGGATAGCGATGATCAAAACCATGAAAGGTGAGAAGTCAAATTTCCAGATGAGGGCAATAAGCATGAATCCCATGACAATACGAATGGTGATGGAAACGGCATAAATAGTATAATTCTTCATTCTCTGGAAGATGGCTCGACTTGTAAGCACCGCGCTTACAATCACGCTAAGTCCAGGCTCAGTCAAAACAATGTCTGATGCACTCCTAGCAGCATCAGTTGCATCTGCTACTGCAATGCCAATATCTGCCTTCTTGAGTGCTGGTGCATCATTCACACCATCTCCAGTCATACCACAAATGTGCTTTCTCTCTTGCAGCTTCTTCACAATCTCATATTTGTGCTCTGTGCATTTAAAAATACTTGTGAGTTTTTTTATTCACAAGTGCTTcatatgtgtttgtttttatatgcTTGCTTACCTGGGAAGACCCCTGCAAAGCCATCAGCCTTCTCTATGAGCTCTTCAACGGGCATTGAAGCAATAGACTCATCCTTGCTCTGGCCAAGAAGGGTGGAGGATGGATACATGTTGGTACCCATTCCCAACCTACGCCCAGTCTCTTTACCAATAGCTAGCTGGTCACCGGTGATCATCTTCACGTTCACACCAAGGTCAAGGGCTTTCTTGATAGTCTCAGCACTATCATGTCTTGGGGGATCAAATAAAGGCAACAAGCCTACGAACTCCCAAGGATCACCAGcactttctttgtttttctcagGAATAGTCTAGAATGAGATATACCAAAATGTTACTGTACGAACAATGATATGCATGTATAGTTTTTAAAGGTAGAAGCTTAACTAACCTGTCGTGCAACGGCAAGTGATCGTAGACCACGGTTCGCAAAGTTGTCGATGATCTCATGAGCCCTCTTTAGGTTATCACCTTTGAGTTGACAAAGTTCAATGATCTGtcaaattaagaaaaggaTTAGCCATAAATGACGAGAAGAAACCTTTTGTATGATTTTGAACAATTATAAGATTCTAGCTCTTTACTTGCTCAGGAGCACCCTTGCTGCATCTGTGCCAGTTTCCATTAGAATCATAGTAAGTAATAGCAGTACGTTTGTCCACCGGGTTGAAGGGTAAGAAGTGAACCTCAATAATTCCTGCTCTAGCCTAAAACACTCACAAAGATAATAAGAGTAAAGAagataataatagtaattgtCAAATATCGACGATCATaaagaggggaaaaaaatttactaccTCTTTGGGATCACTGAGCATGTTAACGATCGAAGCATCGATGGCGTCTTGGTTCTCTGTTCTGGAAGCCCTGGCAGCAAGCAAGATAACAGTGTCCTTGTCAGCATTCTTGGGAAACACCTCAATCAAATTCTTGTCCACAGTGAGCTTGTTGAGGGTGAGGGTGCCGGTTTTGTCACTGCAAAGCACGTCCATGCCGGCCATTTCCTCAATGGCTGTCATTCTCTTTGTGATGGCACCTTGTTGCGACAGGCGATGAGATCCAATGGCCATGGTCACAGACAAGACTGTCGGCATAGCAATTGGGATACCTCCAATGAGCAACACCAACAGATTATCAATTCCATCTCTGTACCTTCTGTGTTGGATGGGGTACATCACTATAATTTCAATGATCATCCCCAAAGCAATGGAGCAGATACAGAAGTTCCCAATGGCGGTCAACACCTGATGAAacagaattcaaaattttcagataaattttgTGTCAAAaactctattttaatttaaaagcatGATCATTCGGTACCTTTTGGAAGTGTCCAACGTTGTTGGTGCTATCAACAAGATGAGCAGCTTTGCCAAAGAAGGTGTGAACACCAGTGGCGATGACTACAGCCTCAATCTCACCTTGCTTGCAGGTGGAACCAGAGAAGACTTCATCACCAGGGTACTTGGTTACAGCAAGGGATTCTCCAGTGAGGGCCGACTGATCGATCTTCAAAGGATCACCTTCCAGGAGACGAGCATCAGCAGGGATAATATCCCCCAACTTGACGCTGATCAAGTCTCCCGGAACAAGGATTGAAGCTTCCTGCTCAGACCACTTACCATCTCTCAAAACCTGCATTAGCAGGAAAACGGATGTTCAATGCATacatagaaagaaaaataattaatcaatactACTAAATCTATGATTATATATGAACCTTGGTCTTGGGAGCAAGGCCAGCCATAAGGGCAGCTGCAGCGTTTCCTGCATTATTTTCTTCGATGAAACTAATGGTCGAGTTGATGAACAAGAGCACGACAATACCAATGAAGTCTGGGTAATCTGGGGGCTTGCCCTGCACGTATTAAGAATGTTGGCTTCCTTCAATAATGTTcacaatttcattttctttcttgaaaagACACAATATATGGAGAACAAAGATGATCTAAAGGTGGTATAACGAATTTACCCCTCCATTGGCCAAAACAATGGCCATGATGGCTGCAAGCTCCATAACCCAAGACAGAGGATTCCACATGAACCCTAAGAACTTCAAGAATTTGCTCTCCTTTTTCTCCTCAAGCTTATTGGCTCCAAAAATCTGGAGCCTTTTGGCTCCTTCATCTGATGTCAAACCATCCCTTGTACATTTCAACTCTTGGAATACTTCTTCAATGGGGATATTTTCCTGCATTCATCACAAAGTATCATATACAAgtatagtaaaataatttctaaaatgcaCTTACTGTAGTCCccatttaaaatgaataaaccaaaaaattaacaaaagttataaatttattacttggattaaagaaaagtgaaaatcaTAATGAACTGTATAATATACTGGAGGAACAAACATTTTTCAATCATTCgcacaaattttattatttaataattctattaaaattcttgtttacaaacttttttatgttattgaaattaaaaatgagacCGTggagaacaaaaatattaaaaattcaaactctattgtatatataatttcatgtaatattttaaatgttctGAATGATCAATTTGGCAAAATTTGGAATTGCAGTATCGTTATTATGTTGGTTTTGGATAGAAAAAATTGGACAGAAACTAcgaaaatatcaatataatttttctaatacaaagcaaatttaaaagataaaaaattacacacacaaaatttgataaaaattgaacGCATGATGACTAAGAAATTAATCTTAGTACTTAGTACTACTTGAATTTAGAATgctaaaaattttagaatatttatataaatatgaaagtcTGTGGATGCAAGATTTTAGACAAACATAAAAGTCGAgagaaatttgaagaaaattctaTATAGTATTTCCCAAACATTTtgaatgaatttttgaaagtTTCTTATCACACAATTGTAGTAATTTTCACCGTCCAGTTGAGAAGAACaattgtataaatattggCTAGGAATCCATTTTTAATAACCAAGTTTCAgtatcaataatttcaaacaaaattctcccattaaaaaaatttacttatatgttacttttctttcttcagaTCTACTTATCatcatacattaatatttgaattccAAACAAATATACGTCTATATATAATGTGAACACACTATCTtagtaaggaaaaaaaaacaaaagatataatattgaaaaattaaaaactatgcATTACGCGCAATGACAACGCATTTTACTAGttcaatcaagaaaacaaaatagtaaCGTATGATTGACCAAcaattcatttcatttcaatgagaaaaaataaaccagTAATTTTTACATGAAGTAGACGTTGATAGGAATAAGAGTATAACAATAATAGTTAATGTTACAAcggataaaaaataaaatgtctaCATTATAGTTATCGAAAtactttttttcaataaagaatctgaataaatgaatataaatcTAAGAGAAGTATAAAATGAACAACGAAGTGGCACATGCAGAGGAAtaaccaaaaagaaataaaataattttaatacttacAAGATCCACTGTTTCATTTCTGACATCTTCCAACGACATATTGGAAGCCATTATTCTTTTCTCCTAATGAGGAAAGAGATTGAGAGTGCAatttctccctctccctctctcccCTAATAACTTTATTACTATCTCACTTTATCTAACCCTCTAATGTTTTAGTGCTTAGAGAATTGAGACATTTGTGAGGCTGTTTGCTTTAGGCATTGCGTTCCAACCCTTTATATACACATTCAGCAAAAAATTGTTATCTCACACTGTCGAAAATAGCGGAAGATCATGAATTTACCAACCTCCATTTTTGGAgggttgtttttttttttttgtgaggttcaatttctttttaggaagagtaaaatatataatagtttatatatttttcggTTATGACTTTAAGAGATGGAAAATAATTCACGGGTCCTGTGAAGATCTCAATAAGAAAATAACAGACAGAGTCATATGACCAAACAATtgatttaatatcaaaattgcGAGTAAAATAAGTAGGCTTGGCTTTTTAACAGTAGTGGATGAATTAATTCATGAACAACtcgtaaaatatataagtaaacGGAAATTAGAGAGGGAATAGGGACTTTTACTGTCGGGATAACACTATAAGAAAAATCTGTCTCTACAGTTGCCGTTACAAAAATGTAGGAATCGTTTACGAGAAATCGTTCCAACTTGGGACGAAAACTCTATTGATTCTTGAAACCCATTCGTAATCGATTTAGTTcgaaagttattaatttagcAATTGAAACGGTCTGGGACGGTCTCTGGAACggttaattatgatttttaagtgaaattttgggacggtatttatattattcatgagttaatttTAGAACtgtctatttttgtaattggGATCAATTTAGAAACGGATGTTGCAACATTATTTTGCAATGGGTAGTTAAATTTGGAACACATTTGTAGAACTACGTTAGTAACAGAATTAGGAACGGTTTGTACAGTTTGAAACACATATTAAATACTGATTAGTAATGCTATTTCGAATGATTCCTCCAGTGTAGGAACACTTTTTTGAGACAGTCTTTGGAACGAGATTTGGAACggactttataaaatttgcaatattttttttagcatTACTAAACCCATTCCTAagttgttttgaatttttttattttttttataatttattaatatatttaataaatttgaataaataaataaatttatatattttaataaattttcaaatataattaatttaatttaatgaaatttgaatgaattttatctataaatttaattaattaaataaatataaaataatagaatttaataaacattataattttaagaaaatattacattaatacaaaaaatatttaattacaagaattaaaaaaaatataaaacctaTCTAAATGTTCTTCATCTCTCAGCCAGGGGGTTCATCAGAGGCCGTGCTGCAGTGGACGAGGAGGCCCGCTCCACATCATGTCCATCATGTCAGTCATCATCGTCTCGAGATGGCCGATGCAGTCCTCCATGGCTGGGTTtggcggtggcggtggcgATGGTGATTTGAATGTGCGGCTGGAGACGTGGGCCTCAGAGTGAAGGCCAAATACTCGGCTTTGTTCTTGCCCCCAACTGCAGCCAGCTACATCTGTTGCTCCATCATCGCCAATGAAGCCTCAGACTCGGGGGGGCAC
The window above is part of the Sesamum indicum cultivar Zhongzhi No. 13 linkage group LG7, S_indicum_v1.0, whole genome shotgun sequence genome. Proteins encoded here:
- the LOC105166388 gene encoding ATPase 8, plasma membrane-type-like yields the protein MASNMSLEDVRNETVDLENIPIEEVFQELKCTRDGLTSDEGAKRLQIFGANKLEEKKESKFLKFLGFMWNPLSWVMELAAIMAIVLANGGGKPPDYPDFIGIVVLLFINSTISFIEENNAGNAAAALMAGLAPKTKVLRDGKWSEQEASILVPGDLISVKLGDIIPADARLLEGDPLKIDQSALTGESLAVTKYPGDEVFSGSTCKQGEIEAVVIATGVHTFFGKAAHLVDSTNNVGHFQKVLTAIGNFCICSIALGMIIEIIVMYPIQHRRYRDGIDNLLVLLIGGIPIAMPTVLSVTMAIGSHRLSQQGAITKRMTAIEEMAGMDVLCSDKTGTLTLNKLTVDKNLIEVFPKNADKDTVILLAARASRTENQDAIDASIVNMLSDPKEARAGIIEVHFLPFNPVDKRTAITYYDSNGNWHRCSKGAPEQIIELCQLKGDNLKRAHEIIDNFANRGLRSLAVARQTIPEKNKESAGDPWEFVGLLPLFDPPRHDSAETIKKALDLGVNVKMITGDQLAIGKETGRRLGMGTNMYPSSTLLGQSKDESIASMPVEELIEKADGFAGVFPEHKYEIVKKLQERKHICGMTGDGVNDAPALKKADIGIAVADATDAARSASDIVLTEPGLSVIVSAVLTSRAIFQRMKNYTIYAVSITIRIVMGFMLIALIWKFDFSPFMVLIIAILNDGTIMTISKDRVKPSPLPDSWKLKEIFATGIVLGTYMAIMTVIFFYLASDTDFFSDTFKVRSIRNNPEELTAALYLQVSIISQALIFVTRSRSWSFIERPGLLLVGAFLIAQLLATIIAVYAHWEFARIKGIGWGWGGIIWIYSIVTYIPLDILKFLIRFALSGKAWDSMIQKRTAFTTKKDYGKGEREAQWAVAQRTLHGLSTTESSELLNDKSYRELSEIADMAKRRAEVARLRELHTLKGHVESVVKLKGLDINAIQQNYTV